In Nocardia yunnanensis, one DNA window encodes the following:
- the thrC gene encoding threonine synthase has protein sequence MSATARAAAVHTPWPGLIDAYRDRLHIPADWQAVTLFEGGTPLVPAHHLSELTGCEVYLKVEGANPTGSFKDRGMTMAMTDAKYNGKKAVLCASTGNTSASAAAYATRAGLHCAVLIPSGKIAMGKLAQAVMLGAKIIQVDGNFDDCLELARKVTSEFPEVGLVNSVNPARIEGQKTAAFEIADALGKAPDVHVLPVGNAGNITAYWKGYGEYYADGVTTSRPRMLGVQAAGAAPLVNGAPVSNPETIATAIRIGAPASWNQAVAAKEESGGAFRAATDDEILAAYRLVAAKEGVFVEPASAASVAGLLAARAEGWLDAGLTVVCTVTGNGLKDPDNALKGMPEVKPIAVDPVAVAHELELA, from the coding sequence ATGAGTGCAACAGCACGTGCCGCAGCCGTGCACACGCCCTGGCCGGGTCTGATCGACGCGTACCGGGACCGCCTTCACATCCCCGCCGACTGGCAGGCCGTCACCCTCTTCGAGGGCGGCACCCCGCTGGTGCCCGCGCACCACCTCTCCGAGCTCACCGGATGTGAGGTGTACCTCAAGGTCGAGGGCGCGAACCCGACCGGTTCGTTCAAGGACCGTGGCATGACCATGGCCATGACCGACGCCAAGTACAACGGCAAGAAGGCCGTGCTGTGCGCCTCCACCGGTAACACCTCGGCCTCGGCCGCGGCGTACGCCACCCGCGCCGGGCTGCACTGCGCGGTGCTGATCCCGTCGGGCAAGATCGCCATGGGCAAGCTGGCCCAGGCGGTCATGCTGGGCGCGAAGATCATTCAGGTGGACGGCAATTTCGACGACTGCCTCGAGCTGGCCCGCAAGGTCACCTCGGAATTTCCCGAGGTCGGCCTGGTGAACTCGGTGAACCCGGCCCGCATCGAGGGCCAGAAGACCGCCGCCTTCGAAATCGCCGACGCGCTGGGCAAGGCTCCCGACGTGCACGTGCTCCCGGTCGGCAACGCGGGCAATATCACCGCGTACTGGAAGGGCTACGGCGAGTACTACGCCGATGGCGTCACCACCTCGCGTCCGCGCATGCTGGGCGTGCAGGCCGCCGGTGCCGCGCCGCTGGTCAACGGGGCCCCGGTGTCGAACCCGGAGACCATCGCCACCGCCATCCGGATCGGCGCGCCCGCGTCCTGGAACCAGGCCGTGGCGGCCAAGGAGGAGTCGGGCGGCGCGTTCCGCGCGGCCACCGATGACGAGATCCTGGCCGCGTACCGCCTGGTCGCGGCCAAGGAGGGCGTCTTCGTGGAGCCCGCCTCCGCCGCGTCGGTCGCCGGTCTGCTGGCCGCGCGCGCCGAGGGCTGGCTCGATGCCGGGCTGACCGTGGTCTGCACGGTCACCGGCAACGGTCTCAAGGACCCGGACAACGCGCTCAAGGGGATGCCCGAGGTCAAGCCCATCGCGGTCGACCCTGTCGCCGTGGCCCACGAACTCGAGCTGGCCTGA
- a CDS encoding homoserine dehydrogenase, with the protein MSRPRPRDEALGVAVLGMGNVGTEVVRIMHEHADELRQRIGRALELRGVAVRDPHRHRGIPAELLTTDPAALIARPDVDLVVEVIGGIDPARRLILAALCAGKSVVTANKALLADYTGELAAAAENHRADLYFEAAVAGAIPVVRPLIQSLSGDRVHRVTGIVNGTSNFILSAMDHSGASYTEMLAEAQRLGFAEADPSADVEGFDGAAKAAILASLAFHTRVTANVVYREGMSRITAAEFRTAAELDCTVKMLAVSERVDAGPGEPGPGEGGKERVSVRVHPALIPRTHPLAGVDGAFNAVVVEAQNAGRLMFYGQGAGGAPTASAVMGDLVMAARNKVYGGRAPRESVYAELPIAPIGDALTRHVLSLTVSDRAGALAAVAGEFASRGVSIATVHQQLARAEAQLTVVTHRARESVLGEIAAALAELDSVTSVTSVLRLEGTEE; encoded by the coding sequence ATGAGCAGACCACGTCCCCGTGACGAGGCCCTGGGCGTCGCGGTGCTGGGAATGGGCAATGTCGGCACCGAGGTCGTGCGAATCATGCACGAGCACGCCGACGAACTGCGTCAGCGCATCGGCAGGGCGCTGGAGTTGCGGGGCGTCGCGGTCCGCGATCCGCACCGCCACCGAGGTATTCCCGCCGAGCTGCTGACAACCGACCCCGCGGCTCTGATCGCCCGGCCGGATGTCGACCTGGTGGTCGAGGTGATCGGCGGCATCGACCCCGCGCGGCGGCTCATCCTGGCCGCGTTGTGCGCGGGCAAGTCCGTCGTGACCGCGAACAAGGCCCTGCTGGCCGATTACACCGGAGAGCTGGCCGCCGCGGCCGAGAACCACCGCGCCGACCTGTATTTCGAGGCGGCAGTGGCGGGAGCGATTCCGGTGGTACGTCCGCTGATTCAATCCCTGTCCGGAGACCGGGTGCACCGCGTCACCGGAATCGTCAACGGCACTTCCAATTTCATTCTGTCCGCCATGGATCACAGCGGCGCGAGTTACACCGAGATGCTCGCCGAGGCACAGCGGCTGGGTTTTGCCGAAGCCGATCCCAGCGCCGACGTGGAGGGGTTCGACGGGGCCGCCAAAGCGGCGATCCTGGCATCGCTGGCGTTCCACACCCGCGTCACCGCCAATGTCGTGTATCGAGAGGGAATGTCGCGGATCACCGCCGCGGAATTCCGGACCGCCGCCGAACTGGATTGCACAGTCAAGATGCTGGCCGTCAGCGAACGAGTCGATGCCGGTCCGGGAGAACCCGGACCGGGCGAAGGCGGTAAGGAGCGTGTCTCGGTTCGCGTCCATCCAGCGCTCATCCCGCGCACGCATCCGCTGGCCGGGGTGGACGGAGCCTTCAACGCCGTTGTGGTGGAGGCCCAGAACGCCGGTCGGTTGATGTTCTACGGGCAGGGCGCGGGTGGCGCACCAACCGCCTCGGCGGTCATGGGCGACCTGGTGATGGCCGCCCGTAACAAGGTATACGGCGGTCGCGCGCCGCGCGAATCCGTGTACGCCGAGCTGCCGATCGCCCCGATCGGTGACGCTCTCACGCGCCACGTGCTGAGCCTCACGGTGTCGGATCGCGCGGGCGCGTTGGCGGCGGTGGCCGGCGAATTCGCCAGTCGCGGAGTGAGTATCGCCACGGTGCATCAGCAACTGGCTCGAGCAGAGGCGCAGCTGACCGTCGTCACCCATCGTGCGCGGGAGTCCGTGCTCGGCGAAATCGCGGCCGCGTTGGCCGAATTGGACTCCGTCACGTCCGTGACCAGTGTTCTGAGATTGGAAGGCACCGAGGAATGA
- a CDS encoding MFS transporter, translated as MTAVESSAIHDRRWAVLGVLVFSLLVVVMDNTILNVALRTIQADLPATQGQMQWAVDSYALVFAALLILSGVLGDRLGRRRLLLIGLVVFGAASVLCAFAETPFELIACRGLLGAGAAAVQPQTLSIIQNIFPTAERAKAVGIWAGVSGMAIALGPIAGGVLLKYFWWGSVFLVNVPVIVVGLVLTWLLVPESRDPRDGGFDPVGVALSSASMALVIHGIIEGGNSGEWLQWQSLGTIGAGLALAVLFVRHERRTAHPMVDLAMFGHRHFAAGVGAIAVVFFTLMGATFYLSYFLQAVRGYTALATGVALIAVAAGVMVMSTLSPRLSQRWGANIVASGGMTLLAAAMLSFTLATATMPQWVLEIQMTAIGIGLGLTMTPATEAIMSTVSSDRAGAGSAVNNTMRQLAGALGVAVLGSVLTMGFHSRFDEARPAQLAARLDQPAAILNLPENALATPQLREDSGESISGALEFAQSSVGSLRRREELATGLVPETTIEQQRHTAEAELRGYVAAADAAFVHGMRICALIGGLSGLAGAALAFGFFPRRGRSARAGARGGLDTARHEPLTVEPLIAKKG; from the coding sequence GTGACCGCCGTGGAATCGTCCGCAATACACGACAGGCGATGGGCAGTACTCGGCGTCCTGGTTTTCAGTCTGCTCGTTGTCGTCATGGACAATACGATTCTCAATGTCGCCCTGCGCACGATCCAGGCCGACCTGCCCGCGACCCAGGGGCAGATGCAATGGGCCGTAGACAGTTACGCGCTGGTGTTCGCCGCCCTGCTTATCCTCTCCGGTGTCCTCGGCGACCGTCTGGGCCGACGTCGCCTGCTCCTGATCGGCTTGGTGGTCTTCGGCGCGGCGTCGGTGCTGTGTGCGTTCGCCGAGACACCGTTCGAGCTCATCGCGTGCCGCGGGCTGCTCGGCGCTGGGGCGGCGGCCGTGCAGCCGCAAACCCTCTCGATCATCCAGAACATCTTCCCGACCGCGGAGCGTGCCAAGGCAGTGGGTATCTGGGCCGGCGTCTCCGGAATGGCCATCGCACTGGGTCCGATCGCCGGTGGCGTGCTGTTGAAGTACTTCTGGTGGGGCTCGGTGTTCCTGGTGAACGTTCCGGTGATCGTGGTCGGACTCGTACTCACGTGGCTACTGGTGCCCGAATCGCGGGATCCGCGAGACGGCGGGTTCGATCCGGTCGGTGTCGCGTTGTCGTCGGCGTCGATGGCTCTGGTGATCCACGGCATCATCGAAGGCGGCAACAGCGGCGAATGGCTGCAATGGCAGAGCCTGGGCACTATCGGCGCGGGCCTGGCGCTGGCCGTGCTCTTCGTGCGGCATGAGCGTCGAACCGCGCACCCGATGGTCGATCTCGCCATGTTCGGCCACCGTCATTTCGCGGCCGGTGTCGGCGCGATCGCCGTGGTGTTCTTCACGCTCATGGGCGCCACCTTCTACCTGTCGTACTTCCTGCAGGCGGTGCGCGGATACACGGCACTGGCCACCGGTGTCGCGCTGATCGCCGTCGCGGCCGGAGTCATGGTCATGTCAACCCTCTCACCGCGCCTGAGTCAACGCTGGGGCGCGAATATCGTTGCGAGCGGCGGAATGACGCTGCTCGCGGCGGCCATGCTCTCGTTCACGCTGGCGACCGCGACCATGCCGCAATGGGTGCTCGAGATTCAGATGACCGCCATCGGCATCGGGCTCGGCCTGACGATGACGCCCGCGACAGAGGCCATCATGAGCACGGTCAGCAGCGACCGCGCGGGCGCCGGGTCGGCCGTGAACAACACCATGCGGCAACTGGCCGGAGCGCTCGGTGTCGCGGTCCTGGGGTCCGTGCTGACCATGGGGTTCCACAGTCGTTTCGACGAGGCTCGCCCGGCGCAACTCGCGGCACGGCTGGATCAGCCCGCCGCGATCCTGAATCTGCCCGAGAACGCGCTGGCCACACCGCAGTTGCGCGAGGACTCCGGCGAATCCATCAGTGGTGCACTGGAATTCGCACAGAGTTCGGTTGGCTCTCTGCGACGGCGCGAAGAGCTGGCCACCGGATTGGTTCCGGAGACCACCATCGAACAGCAGCGGCACACCGCGGAGGCGGAACTGCGCGGCTATGTCGCCGCCGCCGACGCGGCCTTCGTGCACGGGATGCGTATCTGCGCGCTCATCGGCGGGCTGAGTGGCCTGGCCGGCGCCGCTTTGGCATTCGGATTCTTCCCGCGACGCGGCCGATCGGCTCGCGCGGGCGCTCGAGGCGGGCTCGACACCGCGAGACATGAGCCGTTGACGGTGGAGCCGTTGATCGCGAAGAAGGGGTGA
- a CDS encoding non-ribosomal peptide synthetase — MTVRRRSITSAQRKLHTQQILFPEDPAFNVGFLLRIQGDIDIDRLRAALDNVARGAEPLNEYFVEYDGVVHAEYDPGLRYRTPLTELDGDAAEVLRAEISDRLDTPIPMDRWPLYSAEVFRDEVGVYLAIIASHMIADVSTFYNIIADLMLVYGSPEAALPGGSLFPADPVPDPARERAAVEFFGSTVGRLETLSVSEWEAARDRDGTLTGEHRTLELGSQLSADIDGAVEALGVRKFSFFLAVHLLVLGCLSAKQVVTTGVPLSNRRRDRRMIKAYGYHVNTLPLTVDLSGIDTFENLCLEVERQMGRLIEFEDFDLAEHAGEIFGSAEAGRTRPSSSFTFYKQRMSLSLPGYQIDPIPLSRTKSMFPFMANVEENDAGYTYHLQIGTALAHSHPEQVLRTVLSHMGARPGAKLAEVPWLDATALAEAGERTGILERIEPGFPSLTAQFEHQVARTPDAVAVGYEESHYTYAELDRRVNQVAHAILDTVGGDYVGVSMERSVDLVTVLLAVLKAGKAYVPIDPAAPPERVRSILERFESLPVIASRGALTDMPSMRRLDLRRVLQDATTRAATSPAGDENRHRRPAYVIFTSGSTGTPKGVTVTHANVLRLFASAGRSIEFGATDTWALFHSYAFDFAVWEMFGALLSGGRLMIVPEWTRRSPADFARFLAEERVTVLNQTPTAFRQLTQAMTDEHARSFAVRLIIFGGEMLRFESLDRWYELCGDKAELVNMYGITETTVHVTHYQISTEDLKAGRPSVIGKPLSDLGVVVVDAELRPVPAGVAGEMLIYGDGVGLGYLGRADLTAERFVRLPGSPHIHYRSGDLAKVDENGDLVYLGRIDQQVQLRGVRIELGEIEAAMLHLDGVRECAVRVDRRDPDEPELVAFLVQSRELDDAQLRRALRDRLPAAMRPTRFVRLNALPLTVNGKVAEAQLPWPDREYDHSPQAAAPAVEPSASDTLAIVRTAWSTALERDDFGDDDAFFDAGGTSIQLVRVLEALRSACERPESLEMVDLFEFTTPRQQAELLDRIRTRTATLVA; from the coding sequence GTGACCGTGCGTCGTCGCTCGATTACTTCGGCGCAGCGAAAGCTGCATACCCAGCAAATTCTTTTCCCCGAGGATCCGGCATTCAATGTCGGCTTCCTGCTTCGGATTCAGGGCGACATAGATATCGACCGACTGCGAGCGGCTCTCGACAATGTCGCCCGTGGCGCGGAGCCGCTCAACGAGTATTTCGTCGAATACGACGGAGTCGTTCACGCCGAATACGACCCCGGCCTGCGGTATCGAACGCCGTTGACCGAATTGGACGGCGATGCCGCAGAAGTACTGCGGGCGGAGATCTCGGATCGGCTCGATACCCCGATCCCGATGGATCGCTGGCCCCTCTACAGCGCGGAGGTCTTTCGTGACGAGGTGGGTGTGTACCTGGCCATCATCGCCTCGCACATGATCGCCGACGTTTCCACGTTCTATAACATCATCGCCGATCTCATGCTGGTTTACGGGTCGCCGGAGGCGGCGCTGCCGGGCGGATCACTGTTCCCTGCCGACCCCGTGCCCGACCCCGCCCGGGAGCGTGCGGCCGTCGAGTTCTTCGGCTCCACTGTCGGCCGGCTCGAGACGTTGTCGGTGTCGGAGTGGGAAGCGGCCCGCGACCGGGACGGCACGCTGACCGGCGAACACAGAACGCTGGAGTTGGGTTCGCAACTCAGTGCCGACATCGATGGTGCGGTCGAAGCGCTTGGCGTCCGGAAATTCAGCTTCTTCCTGGCCGTGCATCTACTGGTGCTGGGCTGCCTGAGCGCCAAGCAGGTCGTGACAACCGGTGTGCCCCTGTCGAATCGGCGTCGGGACCGCCGGATGATCAAGGCCTACGGCTACCACGTGAACACGCTGCCGCTCACCGTCGACCTGTCCGGCATCGACACCTTCGAGAATCTGTGCCTGGAGGTCGAGCGGCAGATGGGCCGCCTGATCGAATTCGAGGATTTCGACCTGGCCGAGCACGCGGGGGAGATCTTCGGATCCGCCGAGGCCGGGCGAACGCGGCCTTCGAGCAGTTTCACCTTCTACAAGCAGCGCATGTCGCTGAGCCTCCCCGGCTACCAGATCGACCCTATTCCGTTGAGCCGGACGAAATCCATGTTCCCCTTCATGGCGAATGTGGAGGAGAACGACGCTGGTTACACATACCACCTCCAGATCGGTACGGCGCTCGCGCACAGCCATCCCGAGCAGGTGCTGCGAACCGTGCTGTCTCACATGGGCGCCCGGCCGGGCGCCAAGCTCGCTGAGGTGCCGTGGCTGGATGCGACTGCATTGGCCGAGGCCGGGGAACGGACCGGGATCCTCGAACGTATCGAACCGGGATTCCCGTCCCTGACAGCGCAATTCGAACATCAGGTGGCGCGCACCCCGGACGCGGTCGCCGTCGGTTACGAGGAGAGCCACTACACCTATGCCGAGTTGGACCGCCGCGTCAATCAGGTGGCCCATGCGATCCTCGACACCGTCGGCGGCGATTATGTCGGCGTCTCGATGGAACGGTCCGTCGACCTGGTCACCGTGTTGCTGGCGGTACTGAAGGCCGGAAAGGCTTACGTCCCGATCGATCCCGCCGCTCCGCCGGAGCGAGTACGCAGCATTCTCGAACGCTTCGAGTCGCTGCCGGTGATCGCGAGTCGCGGCGCGCTCACCGATATGCCCTCGATGCGGCGATTGGACCTGCGCCGGGTATTGCAGGATGCGACGACCCGAGCCGCGACCTCCCCGGCCGGTGATGAGAACCGCCACCGGCGACCGGCCTACGTCATCTTCACCTCGGGCTCGACCGGAACACCCAAGGGCGTGACCGTGACCCATGCCAACGTGCTGCGTCTGTTCGCCTCCGCAGGGCGAAGCATCGAATTCGGAGCCACCGACACCTGGGCGCTTTTCCATTCGTACGCTTTCGATTTCGCGGTATGGGAGATGTTCGGCGCGCTGCTGTCGGGCGGACGGCTGATGATCGTGCCGGAGTGGACACGCCGCTCCCCGGCCGATTTCGCGCGATTCCTGGCCGAGGAACGCGTCACCGTTCTGAACCAGACGCCGACCGCCTTCCGCCAGCTGACCCAGGCGATGACCGACGAGCATGCCCGGAGCTTCGCGGTCCGGCTGATCATCTTCGGTGGTGAGATGCTGCGCTTCGAGAGCCTGGACCGGTGGTACGAACTGTGCGGCGATAAGGCCGAACTGGTCAACATGTACGGCATCACCGAAACCACGGTGCACGTCACCCACTACCAGATCAGTACCGAAGACCTCAAGGCCGGACGACCCAGTGTGATCGGCAAGCCGCTGTCCGACCTGGGGGTGGTCGTGGTCGATGCCGAACTGCGCCCGGTTCCCGCGGGCGTCGCCGGCGAGATGTTGATCTACGGCGATGGTGTCGGCCTCGGTTATCTGGGCCGCGCGGATCTCACCGCCGAGCGGTTCGTGCGGCTGCCGGGGAGCCCTCACATCCACTATCGGTCGGGCGACCTGGCCAAGGTGGACGAGAACGGCGACCTGGTCTATCTGGGGCGTATCGATCAACAGGTCCAATTGCGTGGCGTTCGAATCGAACTGGGGGAGATCGAGGCGGCGATGTTGCACCTCGACGGGGTACGGGAGTGCGCGGTGCGAGTGGATCGCCGGGATCCCGATGAGCCCGAACTGGTCGCCTTCCTCGTGCAGTCGCGGGAGCTCGACGATGCTCAACTGCGCCGCGCGCTGCGCGATCGCCTGCCCGCGGCTATGCGGCCAACGCGATTCGTTCGACTGAACGCTCTGCCCCTCACCGTCAACGGGAAGGTCGCCGAGGCGCAATTGCCCTGGCCGGACCGAGAATACGATCACAGCCCGCAGGCGGCCGCACCGGCGGTGGAGCCGTCGGCTTCCGATACGCTCGCCATTGTTCGCACGGCGTGGTCGACTGCGCTCGAGCGTGACGACTTCGGCGATGACGACGCCTTCTTCGATGCCGGAGGCACCTCGATCCAATTGGTTCGCGTGCTGGAGGCGCTCCGCAGCGCGTGTGAGCGGCCCGAGTCGCTGGAGATGGTGGACCTGTTCGAGTTCACCACACCGCGACAACAGGCCGAGCTTCTCGACCGAATCCGAACCCGGACGGCCACATTGGTGGCATGA
- a CDS encoding beta-ketoacyl synthase N-terminal-like domain-containing protein translates to MHEQFSNEPIAIVGMAARLPDAPNHTALWRNLLDGLESVRRFDRDELLAAGVPTDLIDNPQYIPAGTELADIDQFDAAFFGFTRHEAKITDPQHRLLLQTAWEALEDAAIVASGNPSRIGVFAATTLSTYLLNNIQRNARYRVEDLNYPILIGNDKDFIATRIAFKLGLRGIAVTVQSACSSSMVAVHQAISSLRSGDNDIALAGGVSVVTPQTAGYLYQEGGIGSRDGHCRPFDRDASGTVRGNGCGVVVLKRLADAVADKDTVYAVLAGTAVNNDGSNKIGFTAPSVTGQAGVIRQALTAAGVAANTIGYVETHGTGTALGDPIEFRALSRAHADSPGGAPQSCLLGSIKANVGHLDAAAGVVGLIKTALVLHHQVVPPQINYSEANPQVPLAGSGYDINTKPHSPDQPLTAAGVSSFGLGGTNTHAVLVRHTPAPDDRAQPSGLHRIALSARSADALRRGAARLAAHLRSEAVRIDDLAWTLHTGRKSFPETLTFDAETTSEAAEILERFTVGELPEPAAGGSDPAPAHRISLPTYSFDTESCWIEPDGVSEPRERRAPTPGPEAAGSADVAGFVLDTVRDLLEDNTIGLDSDFYDAGGESIAMVDLVTTARDHFGVQFDFEGFEGLRTLRAIATHISAVIDGTAQVAATVTIREGVGSPLFLVPPAGGTNFGYSRLAGHLTEGGPMIAFTAPPHGEVPTIRELARRNMHELRKIQPEGPYRLGGYSFGGNVALEMALQLQAAGQQVTELYLFDSHAPLAYLGDELTETEFLTALPQMISAAIPGLAIAAGRTADSLADLPGLLDARPDWLNISDADIAGFARTWWQNHNALKGYYPDSQFTGRCVIFDAMEAHPEEELASLRIRLTAKDAWLAHLAGEVEIVPVPGNHYTMFTDAELVPILAGAFARAAAR, encoded by the coding sequence ATGCACGAACAGTTTTCGAACGAGCCCATCGCGATCGTCGGCATGGCGGCCCGCCTGCCCGACGCGCCGAATCACACCGCCCTCTGGCGGAACCTGCTCGACGGCCTGGAATCGGTGCGGCGCTTCGATCGTGACGAACTGCTGGCTGCAGGGGTGCCGACCGACCTCATCGACAACCCGCAGTACATTCCCGCAGGCACCGAACTGGCGGATATCGACCAGTTCGACGCCGCCTTCTTCGGCTTCACCCGGCACGAGGCCAAGATCACCGATCCACAGCATCGCCTGTTGCTCCAAACCGCCTGGGAGGCATTGGAAGACGCAGCGATCGTGGCCTCGGGCAACCCGTCCCGGATCGGCGTGTTTGCCGCTACCACGTTGAGCACCTATCTGCTCAACAATATTCAGCGCAACGCCCGGTACCGCGTCGAGGATCTGAACTACCCGATCCTGATCGGCAACGACAAGGACTTCATCGCCACTCGCATCGCCTTCAAACTGGGGCTGCGTGGAATCGCGGTTACCGTTCAGAGCGCCTGCTCGAGTTCGATGGTGGCCGTTCACCAGGCCATATCCTCGCTGCGCAGCGGTGACAACGACATCGCGTTGGCCGGTGGCGTCTCGGTGGTCACTCCCCAGACTGCGGGCTACCTCTACCAGGAGGGTGGCATCGGCTCGCGCGACGGGCACTGCCGTCCCTTCGATCGAGACGCCAGTGGCACTGTGCGCGGAAATGGCTGCGGCGTAGTCGTGCTCAAACGACTGGCGGACGCGGTCGCCGACAAGGACACCGTCTACGCGGTGCTCGCGGGGACCGCCGTGAACAACGACGGCTCCAACAAGATCGGCTTCACCGCGCCGAGCGTCACCGGGCAGGCCGGGGTGATCCGGCAGGCCCTCACCGCCGCCGGTGTCGCCGCGAACACGATCGGTTACGTCGAGACCCACGGCACCGGCACCGCGCTGGGCGACCCCATCGAATTCCGGGCACTGTCCCGCGCCCACGCCGATTCACCGGGCGGCGCACCGCAATCGTGCCTGCTGGGCAGCATCAAGGCCAATGTCGGTCATCTCGACGCCGCGGCGGGCGTCGTCGGCCTGATCAAGACCGCCCTCGTACTGCACCATCAGGTCGTACCGCCGCAGATCAACTACTCCGAGGCCAATCCCCAAGTGCCGCTGGCAGGTTCGGGCTACGACATCAACACGAAACCGCATTCGCCCGATCAGCCGCTGACCGCCGCCGGGGTGAGCTCGTTCGGGCTCGGAGGCACCAACACCCACGCCGTCCTGGTTCGCCATACTCCGGCACCCGATGATCGGGCGCAGCCGAGCGGACTCCACCGGATCGCACTCAGTGCCCGCAGCGCGGACGCGCTGCGGCGTGGCGCTGCCCGGTTGGCGGCCCACCTGCGTAGCGAGGCGGTGCGCATCGACGATCTCGCCTGGACGCTACACACCGGACGGAAGTCCTTCCCCGAGACGCTCACCTTCGATGCCGAGACGACCTCCGAGGCCGCCGAGATCCTGGAGCGATTCACCGTCGGCGAGCTGCCCGAGCCTGCGGCAGGAGGCTCCGATCCGGCTCCGGCGCACCGTATCTCGCTGCCGACCTACTCCTTCGACACCGAGTCCTGCTGGATCGAGCCCGACGGCGTCTCCGAGCCCCGCGAACGCCGCGCCCCCACACCAGGTCCCGAAGCCGCAGGATCGGCTGATGTCGCCGGGTTCGTTCTAGACACCGTTCGAGATCTCCTGGAAGACAACACCATCGGGCTGGATTCGGACTTCTACGATGCCGGCGGGGAGTCCATCGCCATGGTTGATCTGGTCACCACGGCACGGGACCACTTCGGCGTCCAATTCGACTTCGAGGGTTTCGAAGGTCTGCGTACGCTCCGTGCCATCGCCACGCACATCAGCGCGGTTATCGACGGCACCGCGCAGGTCGCGGCCACCGTCACCATCCGCGAGGGCGTGGGCAGCCCGCTGTTCCTCGTGCCGCCCGCGGGTGGCACGAATTTCGGCTACAGCCGACTTGCGGGCCACCTGACCGAAGGCGGTCCGATGATCGCGTTCACCGCACCACCGCATGGCGAGGTACCGACGATTCGCGAGCTAGCGCGGCGAAACATGCACGAGCTGAGGAAAATTCAGCCCGAAGGGCCCTATCGGCTGGGTGGGTACTCGTTCGGCGGCAATGTGGCATTGGAAATGGCACTGCAATTGCAGGCCGCCGGTCAGCAGGTCACCGAGCTCTACCTGTTCGATTCGCATGCTCCGCTGGCCTACCTCGGTGACGAGCTGACCGAGACCGAATTCCTCACCGCGCTGCCGCAGATGATCTCGGCCGCGATCCCGGGGCTGGCCATCGCCGCGGGCCGCACCGCGGACTCGCTGGCCGACCTGCCCGGCCTGCTCGACGCGCGACCCGACTGGCTGAACATCTCCGATGCCGATATCGCCGGCTTCGCCCGCACCTGGTGGCAGAACCACAACGCGCTCAAGGGTTACTACCCCGACTCCCAATTCACCGGGCGTTGCGTGATCTTCGACGCGATGGAAGCCCATCCGGAGGAGGAACTCGCGTCACTGCGCATTCGGCTCACGGCGAAGGACGCATGGTTGGCCCATCTGGCGGGGGAGGTCGAGATCGTGCCCGTGCCCGGCAACCACTACACCATGTTCACCGATGCCGAGCTGGTGCCGATCCTCGCCGGCGCCTTCGCCCGGGCCGCGGCCAGATAG